GGTGAGTTTACGAGACTGTAGTTTTTGAATTGATGGGATGAACATGATTGATGTGTTGTTAATGAAGTTTAATTGCTCGGTCATTGCAGTCTGCACTTACTGGGGAGTCCTTGCCTGTTACAAAAGGGCCGGGTGATGGGGTTTATTCTGGTTCTACCTGCAAGCAGGGAGAAATTGACGCAGTTGTGATTGCAACTGGTGTTCATACTTTCTTCGGAAAGGCTGCTCATCTTGTAGATTCTACCAACCAAGTTGGTCACTTCCAAAAGGTAACTGAATTGCTGTACGGAAATTTTAGGATATTCTTGCAAatcattacattttttttttgacctCGACTGATGGTATTGAGCTGATAAGCCCTTTTCTTGTTTAAATCTCAGGTCTTGACGGCAATTGGGAATTTCTGTATATGCTCAATTGCCATAGGGATGGTAATAGAGATTATTGTCATGTACCCTATTCAAGATAGGGATTATCGTCCTGGAATTGACAATCTTCTGGTTCTTTTAATTGGAGGAATTCCAATTGCCATGCCAACAGTGCTGTCAGTGACGATGGCCATTGGTTCTCATCGTTTAGCTCAGCAGGGAGCTATCACGAAGAGAATGACAGCAATAGAGGAAATGGCTGGCATGGACGTGCTCTGCAGTGACAAGACTGGCACATTAACTTTGAACAAGCTCAGTGTCGACAAGAATCTTGTTGAGGTCATATAGAAATAGATTTGGTGGTTAAATGTGTTTCTACTTGAGGCAGGCTGTGGGTTATTCATCTGACTACTTGTGCTTGATCATATATATCCAGGTTTTCACCAAAGGAGTGCATCAAGATACTGTTATCTTGATGGCTGCTAGAGCATCACGCACTGAGAATCAAGATGCGATAGACACTGCAATTGTTGGCATGCTGGCTGACCCAAAGGAGGTATGTTTGTTAATGTTGGACTGAGCAGTGTTTCTTCATAAATTTGGCCAAATAGTTACTCTTTGAGTATTTGTTTAttattgtgtctaatttgatctaaTTCACAAAAGGCGCGTGCTGGAATTCAAGAAGTGCATTTTCTCCCGTTCAACCCTACTGACAAACGAACAGCTCTCACCTATATTGACAATGAAGGTAAAATGCATCGGGTCAGCAAAGGTGCACCAGAGCAGGTATCACTCTTTGAACTTTTTTGTGTCGTCTCGACATTCTTAATGGCTCTTGTTGTTAATCTGAGGAATATTTTTGATGATCAGATTCTGAATCTTGCCCACAATAAATCAGACATAGAGCGAAGGGTCCACGCAGTGATTGATAAATTTGCAGAACGAGGCTTAAGATCACTCGGGGTAGCATACCAGGTAACGTAAACTATAAAATTTACTTCTCTTTCCTACTGCTTACTTATTTCTAACATTATTGCTGAATGAACATTCAGGAAGTCCCAGAAGGGAGAAAAGAGAGCATCGGTGGTCCATGGCAGTTTATCGGCCTATTGCCACTCTTTGACCCACCTAGACACGATAGTGCTGAGACAATTAGGCGGGCTTTAGATCTTGGTGTTAGTGTCAAAATGATCACAGGTAGGTTTCTGTTTGACCCAAGTATATTCTGTTGCCATCCTTTCTCGTGATTCCTTTTTAACTTCTCATGTTTAAAGTGAGCAGAGTGTCAGTTTAATCAGTTAGTCTTTCAATTATTATTAGGTGATCAACTGGCCATTGGGAAAGAAACTGGCCGCCGTCTGGGAATGGGAACCAACATGTACCCCTCATCTGCATTGCTAGGTCAGAGCAAGGATGAATCTGTTGCAGCTTTACCGGTTGATGAACTGATAGAGAAAGCAGATGGGTTTGCTGGTGTTTTCCCTGGTAATGTTGTTATTACAGCTATTTAATTGGGTTTATATTTCCTGTTCCTTTTTGGTGCTCATTTTGATTAGAATTCTTCTGTTAATTCAGACCATAAATATGAGATCGTAAAACGCCTGCAAGCGAGGAAGCACATATGTGGAATGACTGGTGATGGAGTGAATGATGCTCCTGCTCTTAAAAAGGCTGATATTGGTATTGCTGTTGCGGATTCAACTGATGCAGCTCGTAGTGCTTCTGACATAGTACTAACTGAGCCTGGTCTTAGTGTTATAATTAGCGCCGTGCTGACAAGTCGAGCTATATTTCAAAGAATGAAGAACTACACGGTAATATCTGGTTCTTAATATTAGGTGACGCAGGTGAAATCACAACTATTTTGCCAAATAGAAGCTCAACTCGTGTTTAGGTTATGAACTTTTCTTGTTATGCGTTTCTGCAGATTTATGCTGTTTCAATCACCATTCGTATTGTGGTAAGTAACTACTATAGacatctttttttttaatctgaGTGGCTGTAGTTACTATCAGTAAATTAACAGGTTCTTATCCACCACCTCACACTTGATTTTATTGTAATAGCTTGGTTTCATGCTACTAGCTCTTATCTGGAAGTTCGACTTTCCTCCTTTCATGGTGCTTATTATTGCCATACTTAATGATGGTTCGTGTTCACTTCTCCAAGATTGCATATTTTCATTTGGTTGAGACTAgacacatattttcttttctaaCTTATCAATGAATACCAGGTACCATAATGACGATATCAAAAGATAGAGTAAAACCTTCACCTCTGCCGGACAGCTGGAAGCTGGCTGAGATCTTTGCCACTGGAGTAATTCTCGGTAGTTACATGGCAATAATGACAGTTATCTTCTTCTGGGCTGCATATAAAACAAATTTCTTTCCGGTATGTAGAATCTTATAAACATCGCTAACTTTTATGAAAGTGTTATATATTCCAACTTACTTACAATATTGAGCATAACAACGAAATTGTTAGCTTTAGTGATAGAGAATTTAACATGAATTTACCTTTTACTCATTACTGTTAGCTTTTAACACTTGCTTCTGATTGACAACTATAGCGTACATTCGGGGTGCACAGCCTTGAGAAAACAGAACGCGATGACATTAAGATGCTTGCCTCAGCGATATATCTGCAAGTTAGCACTATCAGCCAGGCCCTTATCTTTGTGACGCGGTCACGTAGTTGGTCTTTTGTCGAGCGTCCAGGATTATTGCTTGTGGCGGCTTTCTTGGTTGCTCAGCTGGTGAGAATTCTTCCTTTGTTATTTAATGAACGAAGGAGTCTTGGTAGAAAATCCTTAAAAGGCTTTATGTTTCATAATTTTGCAGATTGCTACGCTAATTGCAGTATATGCAAACTGGGCTTTCGCTGCGATAGAAGGCATAGGATGGGGTTGGGCTGGTGTAATCTGGCTGTATAACATCGTCTTCTACTTCCCTCTTGATATTTTGAAGTTCATTATCCGTTACGCTATCAGCGGGAGGGCCTGGGATCTTGTTATCGAGCAAAGGGTACAAATTTCATTGCTTCTCCAGTTTCTTGCTGATCTGTTCAAATATCTCTGTGGTTGATGGATTTCTCTCTTTTTGCAGGTTGCATTCACGAGGCAAAAGGATTTCGGCAAAGAAGCACGAGAGCTTCAATGGGCTACTGCACAGAGGACGCTTCATGGCCTTCACCCACCTGATACCAAAATGTTCCATGGTGCTGGTGGTTTCACCGAGCTCAATCATATGGCTGAGGAAGCCAAAAGAAGAGCTGAAATCACAAGGTATGTTGCCATAATGACAAACAATTCACTTATCTGAAAACAAGGTATTATCATGGAAAAACTGCGAGTTTGATTATTGTATGTATTGCAGGTTACGCGAACTCCATACATTGAAGGGTCATGTAGAATCAGTGGTAAGGTTGAAGGGACTCGACATCGACACAATTCAACAAGCATATACAGTCTGAGCTCCTCCAACTGTTCTTATAAATATCGTAAAATTACACTCTTCCTGTAGTTAGCTTAAAGAATCCCCAAGTAGAGCAAACATCATAGATTTACATCTGCTCTAATACACATTTAAACCCTTTATATAGTGTTGTAATCTTGTAGCTCGTTACATCTTTATGCAAATTTACATTTTCCTACAGTTGTGTCACTCTTTTCTCCTCATTCTTTTCATTTTGTCAAATGCATATTGCCAATGCATAAACATGACCCAAACCTCCCCAGGCTCTAAACCTGTTTTATTTCCATTGTTAAGAGTACAATTGAAGGAATCTGCACGAATTCCACCATCAAAGCAATTGCAGGGGAAAATTGCTACATAGACTGGAAAGCTAGATCAAGGAGGAAATTGGTAGTTCCAGGGGAAATGTGGTAGAAAGGCACTTgactttctctttttgttgtatAAAGGCTAATCAGGCAGCAGTTGCGTTGGCCTCTAAACCCAATTCAACTGCAACCTGGAATAATGTCTGCCTCCTAATTTTATGTTTGATGTTTTGCATTCAGATTGTTTGAGAGGGTCCTCAGACTTCTCAACTCTCATCGAATGTTTGTTAATcgaaggctaacccctatgggctagattgaactgctaaattggccaaaaagtgttgcaaatcatgaaaaaagtgtcGGAAAAAAGTGTACACTAGcagttgatagttctctctcctaccaagtgctcgcagttcaactatcagcgagattcaAACGCTGAAtagttcagcgctcaaaaagtgtttttaacgctgaacggttcagcgctgGGAGATAAATTTTATGATCCAACGGCTGACGTTGAACCAAACAACATTCTATAGTGATTCCAgatgacgtggatgaccaatctagcagctagatatctagcccataagacttaggAGGTTATCCATGCTcacgtggatgaccaatctagcagctagatatctagcccataggattAAGCCTAAGGATCAGTACGCAAGTGAACGATTTAAGCACTGGTTTTGTAATAAGTAAAAATATACTAGGAGAAACAAATTTTGGAATCCTGAAAGAAAACTTTCATTGATCAAATTAAAGATAACGAACCATACTGTAATAGTACCAATACAATTACGTTTCAAGGAATGAAACAAATAAAAACAGACCCCaagatttctttcttttcttatttgacCTAATTTTTCCGATTAGATCTTAGTTTTGACAGTGCAATGCAACCTTCTTTTCAAGTTCATCTTTTTTAGCTCCAACAATCTTATCAACTTCTTTACCTTGTTTCAATAGAATAAAGGTTGGCATAGCTTGTACCCCAAATTCTCTCGATACATCTGGTAATTCATCAACATCGATTTTGACGAAGATGGCGTCTGGGAATCTCTCAGACAATTCACTGAAGACTGGTGCCATGAATTTACACGGTCCACACCAAGTTGCAGTGAAATCAATCACCATCTTTGATCCgacaaaaaaacataaaaacagaTCAGATTTctatgaaaaaaaaatttataatcaatgaaaacaaaggGGGTCTTAGTTTTACCAGTTGATTAGAGCCTTTGACAGAGTTGAAGTGAATTTTCCATTCACTTGAAGAGTGAAAAGCTTGGACTCTTGAAGACTCAGAAATTGAACCAGGAGGCGGAGTAACCAATGATGAAAAAAACGATCCCATATTTTCCTCTTTCTGTATCTGTAACTCCTTCCTCTAAAATTTCTCCCACTTTCTCTACAAGATACACACCTAAACGGCTAAACCTAATAAAGTCGGAAGGCAAAACTCCCGGGTCAAatatcaaaaatatatataaaaaaaggggTGCTTATCCATATGACAGGGATTGGGTTCCTTGACCAGTTTCTTGGATAATGGCACCCTTCAAGGGGATTATAGCAGCAGCTTCATAAATTGGGAAATGCACAATAGAATTGAGGTGGGTATCTAAACTTTTATGCTCTAAAGTTAACAAGTGAAGGAGACTATAACACCTTGCGCCAACGTGGAACTAGAGAAGTGTTTGACAAGCGGATGATATTTGTCAGAGTACCTGAAGGGGCACCTGATTTTATAGCTATTTGCTAAAGTCCAAACCAGAGTACCTGAAGGGGCACCTGATTTTATAGCTATTTGCTAAAGTCCAAGTTTGGTTTGGGAAAAAAACGATTTAGTCCAAAAACGCTTAAAAAAATATAGATTAGTCCATCCCGAGTTAATTAGGTACAATTTAGCCCAAAAGatatttaaaatatgaaaaatatacatataaccttcctgatttacaatttagtccaaatatttacagtttagtccaaaatgacacgtgatgatgtcagcaattttaaataatataaaaataacaaaactagtcataaaaacccaaggtgaccaaacttgtggtacaaaaaccccactcaaatgttgggatccattaaaactccatcgtaaacaaatttgatacaaaaaccccaaatttttaaaaattgatacaaaaaccccatatTTAAacgttggtttcatcaaattttattttggtttcatcataaaatttgatgaaaccaacatttaaatttggagtttttgtgttaattttgttttgatggggtttttgtgttacttttgttttgatgggttttttgtggaaggatggtgacatcTCTGGgtttataactcgcggaccgtaaaaataaataaaaaacgatttatctttcgaacgggaacctagctcagctggtcatcctcgttccccaaagtttcatgcgtccCAGGAAGTCCctggttcgagcccccaatggcgtaatattgcagaaattaacatggaaggtagagttagtttgcccccttgtgacacaatctcagcccccatccgcttcggttcctttggctaggttacccatgaggctcgctggtaggctagcacagcaacctgttcaattagtgtagtagtatgtcgttggagcttagcttgttaggcttccaactagtttcatccaataatataataatattttttcgaaccgtttgtccaaaattcgcaaattttatatattcggaaagttcTTTTCAATATCTacgaaaagagtacccatatgtctatataattttcattttttaaaaatcTTAGTTTACACTGGTGTAAAAACATGTTCATCTACAAAAATCCAGAAATTCCAAAGACAAGACAaggtgcaccagtttgtacaccacaTACAACCTGTCCATTGTTCTTCTCCGCGTTCTTAAGCTCCCTCAaaaagtacctaaacacataACAAGCATGCTATTAAAATCATCTCATGATATCGAAAAACAACAACTTAAGATGGTGTAATCACACCTTAAGTTACGCACCAGAGGCACTACTCATCTTCTCTAATCATCAAAGAGACGAATGCAAGTCAAATCTAGGCTCCAGGTAATGCTACAGTCAGAGGAATGCCAGTCATTATTTATCGCCTAATTTAGGCTTCCGATATTTCCAACAATAGATAGAATGACGAACAAAGAAGAGACTGCAGTCGTCGATATTAGACGACTTTTATACATTATCCAACAAACATTTGATCGCAGGGATGCAAACCAGCAAGCCAAACCAACCTCTTCTATTTTCTATGATCATTTTCACATTTATCACTTTACCCAAAATCTGTACACTCAATATTTACAATATCTTATGGATTGTTTTAAAATCTCAATCTTTGTTAAAAGAAATCTCCTCTGgttaaaaccaaaacttttcagaacctaaaaaaataaagaaagcaAGAATGGGAGAGTAGTAATGCTATTAAGCAACCGAACATGCTCACCTAAAGAAGTTCTTGATTCAGTagtaccaagaaaatattttcaaataaacttttaatgaaagaagtttcttataatcaaaacatgtgtacaactatgtacacgttaACAGTCAACATGtaaacatagttgtacacatgtactTTGAAGAGAACATGCAAACACCCACCGCCTTCTAAACAACACGCCTACTCAAAGGATGCGACTTGTCCAATATGTAAACCCTACATCAGTCATGTAACATAAGTCGAGCCTACCATGCTTAATTACTAATTCTAGTTTCaaagattaaaaaacaaaaatgtgGTCAGACAACTTACATTAGCCTCAGAATTCTATTGTGATGGGCTACGAGAACGAGCAGGTTCATGCTGAGATCGGCTCCTTTTTGTAGGACTTTCATGACTGCGTCTATCAGGGATTTCACCCCTAGATGGAGGAGTCTTTCGAGGAGATGCACTCATCTTCCCAGGACTAGGACTACGCCGAACAAGAGAGGCACTGGAAAAAGTGAGAACGTTTTCATCAATTTAAAGTGCAAAGCCAGAGAGCATAAGAATCAAAGATGTGTACATTTATGTGCACATTAACAATCAGCAAGTGTACATTTATGTACAttatcaacatgtgtacaactatgtacacattagctTAAAAAACATTCTGAGGATGATTATAAATGAAGATGGTTATTATAAGGTATGTAAGAGCAACTgaagtggtgcgagtataaccaaatattaaataccaaaaaaacgaccaaatttgagtttagtatggtgtgtgacgctacgggtagaagactaaatttggtcgagcgtgcactatacgttcgcctggtgtggggcgtaaattatacgtacgcccgatgagattcaaaaaaaaaaagggggcggaggtataaaccccgccccacccaaaagaaaataaaataaaatggggcAGAGGTATCAAACATGCCTGGTGTTGGGCGGGGACTTTATGcacgcctgatgtggggcgttaactatacaccctcctggtggtggggcgttaactatacgttcgctcgactatatttggttcTGGTCTTGGTCTTGGTCttggaccaaatatagtctgggatttGGTCTTTGGTCCGGATTTTAATCGATAGTCTCTCCGCTGTGTCTCGTTTTTTGAACaaatatttggttatactcgcccactgtggttgctctaagaagacaaaaagaaaaagaaaaagagaacatGTTATTACAGTGTTTTGAGATCAACCTTAATCACCTCAAATACTTTTGCATTGCAAAAAGAAACATCTTTGGCAGTTGAGAAGGTCGCTGGTTATGCAGCCAATGCAGGATCTATGGAAACATAGCTCAAATTAAGCGTCCACCTTAGAGGCATAATAGATGCATCACTCGGGGTCGTCTTCGTCATCTTGGGCTGCAAGCATAGCAGCATAAGGTGAGGTCACTTCCAAAGGGAAATGTGCTCACAACCTCCTCTATCATCTTCAACTCATCCTCTGAGCTTACCTAATTCCTGTAAATAAGATCATACGAACAACATCAAAAT
This genomic stretch from Papaver somniferum cultivar HN1 chromosome 5, ASM357369v1, whole genome shotgun sequence harbors:
- the LOC113281565 gene encoding plasma membrane ATPase 1, encoding MGESGDKAEVLEAVLKEAVDLENIPIEEVFENLRCSREGLTSEGAQERLSIFGYNKLEEKKESKFFKFLGFMWNPLSWVMEAAAIMAIALANGGGKPPDWQDFVGIIILLVINSTISFIEENNAGNAAAALMARLAPKAKVLRDGKWNEEDAAVLVPGDVISIKLGDIVPADARLLDGDPLKIDQSALTGESLPVTKGPGDGVYSGSTCKQGEIDAVVIATGVHTFFGKAAHLVDSTNQVGHFQKVLTAIGNFCICSIAIGMVIEIIVMYPIQDRDYRPGIDNLLVLLIGGIPIAMPTVLSVTMAIGSHRLAQQGAITKRMTAIEEMAGMDVLCSDKTGTLTLNKLSVDKNLVEVFTKGVHQDTVILMAARASRTENQDAIDTAIVGMLADPKEARAGIQEVHFLPFNPTDKRTALTYIDNEGKMHRVSKGAPEQILNLAHNKSDIERRVHAVIDKFAERGLRSLGVAYQEVPEGRKESIGGPWQFIGLLPLFDPPRHDSAETIRRALDLGVSVKMITGDQLAIGKETGRRLGMGTNMYPSSALLGQSKDESVAALPVDELIEKADGFAGVFPDHKYEIVKRLQARKHICGMTGDGVNDAPALKKADIGIAVADSTDAARSASDIVLTEPGLSVIISAVLTSRAIFQRMKNYTIYAVSITIRIVLGFMLLALIWKFDFPPFMVLIIAILNDGTIMTISKDRVKPSPLPDSWKLAEIFATGVILGSYMAIMTVIFFWAAYKTNFFPRTFGVHSLEKTERDDIKMLASAIYLQVSTISQALIFVTRSRSWSFVERPGLLLVAAFLVAQLIATLIAVYANWAFAAIEGIGWGWAGVIWLYNIVFYFPLDILKFIIRYAISGRAWDLVIEQRVAFTRQKDFGKEARELQWATAQRTLHGLHPPDTKMFHGAGGFTELNHMAEEAKRRAEITRLRELHTLKGHVESVVRLKGLDIDTIQQAYTV
- the LOC113277422 gene encoding thioredoxin H2-like, which codes for MGSFFSSLVTPPPGSISESSRVQAFHSSSEWKIHFNSVKGSNQLMVIDFTATWCGPCKFMAPVFSELSERFPDAIFVKIDVDELPDVSREFGVQAMPTFILLKQGKEVDKIVGAKKDELEKKVALHCQN